The Streptomyces cynarae genome contains a region encoding:
- a CDS encoding succinylglutamate desuccinylase/aspartoacylase family protein has translation MTLTIGPLRAEPGQKTRGTLPADLGITTVDVPVILVNGSRPGPKVVITGGVHGGEFIPVDATTRLAGLLEPDEIAGRLVICPVANPPAVYGGRLNISPLDGVNINRVFPGDKDGGPTDRMAAWLFENLVDGADAYVDLHSGGIDQHLLDFVGYRLTGDDELDAKNRGMAHAVGYERVIFGTSPDGGNSHAAANRQGIPAILVETGQLGDRDPATVRRLLDALYRLLHHLGVVEAPQHLAPVTVQPRDWMWTGEVESPVAGLWYPDAVTGDEVTEGQTIGRIIDPVDGAEHKVAAVSSGKIIYNMNGLSVRPGTHLAAIAIPHH, from the coding sequence ATGACCCTGACCATCGGCCCGCTGCGTGCCGAGCCCGGCCAGAAGACCCGCGGGACCCTGCCCGCCGACCTGGGCATCACGACGGTGGACGTTCCCGTGATCCTCGTCAACGGTTCCCGTCCCGGCCCCAAGGTCGTCATCACCGGTGGTGTCCACGGCGGCGAGTTCATCCCCGTCGACGCGACCACCCGCCTGGCCGGGCTGCTGGAACCGGACGAGATCGCCGGCCGGCTGGTGATCTGCCCCGTGGCCAACCCCCCGGCCGTCTACGGCGGACGGCTCAACATCTCCCCGCTGGACGGCGTCAACATCAACCGCGTCTTCCCCGGCGACAAGGACGGCGGCCCCACCGACCGGATGGCGGCCTGGCTGTTCGAGAACCTGGTCGACGGCGCCGACGCCTACGTGGACCTGCACAGCGGCGGCATCGACCAGCACCTGCTCGACTTCGTCGGCTACCGCCTGACCGGCGACGACGAGCTCGACGCGAAGAACAGGGGAATGGCCCACGCGGTCGGATACGAGCGGGTCATCTTCGGCACCAGCCCGGACGGCGGCAACAGCCACGCCGCGGCGAACCGGCAGGGCATCCCCGCGATCCTCGTCGAGACCGGTCAGCTCGGCGACCGCGACCCCGCCACCGTGCGCAGGCTGCTCGACGCCCTGTACCGGCTCCTGCACCATCTCGGAGTCGTTGAGGCGCCGCAGCACCTCGCACCGGTGACCGTGCAGCCGCGCGACTGGATGTGGACGGGCGAGGTCGAGTCTCCGGTCGCAGGCCTCTGGTACCCGGACGCGGTCACCGGCGACGAGGTGACCGAGGGACAGACCATCGGCCGCATCATCGACCCGGTCGACGGCGCCGAGCACAAGGTCGCCGCCGTCTCCTCCGGAAAGATCATCTACAACATGAACGGGCTGTCCGTCCGCCCCGGCACGCACCTCGCCGCCATCGCCATCCCGCATCACTGA
- a CDS encoding homoserine dehydrogenase, whose product MGRYDLALIGFGGVNRALAELISRRGDRLARELGFTLRVVAITDLRAGSLVDTDGIDLAPLLAAEPGELNFAGLAGGSADPRNEWVIREVPADIVVEATFTNPADGEPALSHVRWALESGKHVCTTNKGPVALAGRALKQLAAEHGVSFEFEGSVLSGTPILRTAQRLFGGLEITGVQGILNGTSNYVLGRLEEGLDLPAAIAEAQDLGYAEADPTADIEGHDVQLKVMILANEVLGADLRRGDVFCEGISAITPQEVQDAASKGLRWKLVGSATRHEDGSVDARVAPLALPAHHPLAGISGPVNAVAFHTDLLGTVTVSGPGAGRIETAYALLSDLIAIHQRHADDDTTPTRPVLQETHRV is encoded by the coding sequence ATGGGTCGATACGATCTCGCCCTCATCGGATTCGGCGGCGTCAACCGCGCGCTGGCCGAGCTCATATCCCGACGCGGGGACCGCCTGGCCAGGGAGCTGGGCTTCACCCTGCGCGTCGTGGCGATCACCGATCTGCGGGCCGGTTCCCTGGTGGACACCGACGGCATCGATCTGGCGCCGCTGCTGGCGGCCGAGCCCGGGGAGCTGAACTTCGCGGGCCTTGCCGGCGGCAGCGCTGATCCGCGCAACGAGTGGGTGATCCGCGAGGTGCCGGCCGACATCGTCGTGGAGGCGACGTTCACCAACCCCGCCGACGGCGAGCCCGCCCTCTCCCATGTGCGCTGGGCCCTGGAATCGGGCAAGCACGTGTGCACCACCAACAAGGGGCCGGTCGCGCTCGCCGGCCGGGCACTGAAGCAGCTGGCCGCCGAACACGGTGTCAGCTTCGAGTTCGAGGGCTCGGTGCTCAGCGGCACCCCCATCCTGCGCACCGCCCAGCGCCTGTTCGGCGGACTGGAGATCACCGGTGTCCAGGGCATCTTGAACGGCACCTCGAACTACGTCCTCGGCCGACTCGAAGAAGGCCTCGATCTGCCGGCGGCCATCGCAGAAGCCCAGGACCTCGGGTACGCCGAAGCCGATCCCACCGCCGACATCGAGGGCCACGACGTCCAGCTCAAGGTCATGATCCTGGCCAACGAGGTCCTCGGCGCCGACCTGCGCCGCGGGGACGTCTTCTGCGAGGGCATCTCCGCGATCACCCCCCAAGAGGTGCAGGACGCCGCGTCCAAGGGGCTGCGCTGGAAGCTGGTCGGCTCCGCCACCCGCCACGAGGACGGCAGCGTCGACGCCCGCGTCGCCCCGCTCGCCCTGCCGGCACACCACCCGCTGGCCGGGATCTCCGGCCCGGTCAACGCGGTCGCCTTCCACACCGACCTCCTCGGCACCGTCACGGTCTCCGGGCCGGGCGCCGGACGCATCGAGACCGCCTACGCCCTGCTGTCGGACCTCATCGCCATCCACCAGCGCCACGCGGACGACGACACCACGCCCACGCGCCCCGTTCTCCAGGAGACGCACCGTGTCTGA
- the solA gene encoding N-methyl-L-tryptophan oxidase yields MAARRRVAVVGTGTMGSQAAWRLAARGADVVAYDRFAPGHDRSAAGGETRVFRSVQTHDGRYVPLVRHADALWKQLQAETGRELRRLTGALVMGPADDPEMRTVMDGIAEHGLEHEVIDTEAMAKRFPQFRVDDGDLVVLDSHAGFVRPELTVQTAARRAEELGARIRRYTPVREVAPVAGGGVEIRTDTDTERFDAAVVTPGPWVGDLLPDLPWEVSVHRAISAWFLPHEDHPADAERPAFIRCGETPFYGIPSPDGLTVKLGLPQAHHKPVDDPNRLNRTVAPEELDAFTTAVRRHLPGLNPDPVRLSVFMEGYTSSTRPLVGPLPGCDDIVLLAGFSGQGFKVSPAMGDIAADLALQGRTSQPIDFITTNGRTAA; encoded by the coding sequence ATGGCCGCGAGGAGACGTGTCGCCGTTGTCGGTACCGGCACGATGGGCAGCCAGGCAGCTTGGCGGCTGGCGGCGCGGGGCGCCGACGTCGTCGCCTACGACCGTTTCGCCCCCGGCCACGACCGCAGCGCCGCCGGCGGTGAGACCAGGGTCTTCCGCAGCGTTCAGACCCACGACGGCCGCTATGTGCCGCTCGTCCGGCACGCAGACGCCCTCTGGAAGCAGTTGCAGGCGGAGACCGGGCGGGAACTGCGCCGCCTGACCGGAGCCCTGGTCATGGGGCCGGCCGACGACCCCGAGATGCGTACCGTCATGGACGGCATCGCCGAGCACGGCCTCGAGCACGAGGTGATCGACACCGAGGCGATGGCCAAGCGTTTCCCGCAGTTCCGCGTCGACGACGGCGACCTGGTGGTCCTCGACTCCCACGCGGGTTTCGTCCGCCCCGAGCTGACGGTCCAGACCGCGGCCCGGCGCGCCGAGGAGCTCGGTGCCCGGATCCGCCGCTACACCCCGGTGCGGGAAGTCGCTCCCGTCGCCGGGGGAGGCGTGGAGATCCGCACCGACACCGACACGGAGCGCTTCGACGCCGCGGTCGTCACCCCCGGCCCGTGGGTGGGCGACCTGCTGCCCGACCTGCCGTGGGAGGTGAGCGTCCACCGCGCGATCAGCGCCTGGTTCCTGCCACACGAGGACCACCCGGCAGACGCCGAGCGTCCCGCCTTCATCCGCTGCGGCGAGACCCCCTTCTACGGCATTCCGTCCCCGGACGGCCTGACCGTCAAGCTCGGCCTGCCCCAGGCCCACCACAAGCCGGTGGACGACCCGAACCGGCTGAACCGGACCGTCGCACCGGAGGAACTGGATGCCTTCACCACGGCGGTGCGGCGCCACCTGCCCGGCCTGAACCCCGACCCGGTGCGCCTGTCCGTCTTCATGGAGGGCTACACCAGCAGCACCCGTCCGCTGGTCGGCCCCCTGCCTGGCTGCGACGACATCGTCCTGCTGGCCGGCTTCTCCGGCCAGGGCTTCAAGGTCTCGCCCGCCATGGGCGACATCGCCGCGGACCTCGCCCTTCAGGGCCGCACCTCCCAGCCGATCGACTTCATCACCACAAACGGCCGTACTGCGGCCTGA
- a CDS encoding succinylglutamate desuccinylase/aspartoacylase family protein has protein sequence MTSLLVQIAPPLISDRAVLDSGHPRRGIGPHLIHILGRNDMYSIGPLTVAPGERAQGLIPVGTSSYGVDLGIPLIVVNGAQDGPVLCVDAGVHGDEYDGQEAIRRVLAEIDPDTLRGTVVGIPCLNTPAFEVAARASGIDHLNLNRIFPGDSEGSYSQRLAATFVEQVVPAVDAVVDLHTGGAYGEIAPLVILQGGYEDLATDLALAAGHELVWKGGKWGGTVRHPVLAAGKPAITIECGGATYRETNVEHHMNSIRNILRSLGMIDGEAELRDTYTTVSGTFARSAAGGFFVARAEPGETCKEGDLIATITDHYGNTLEEVSAPQDGIVLWVRRIRTVRPGDEVVIFGEVLGEIRP, from the coding sequence GTGACCTCGCTGCTGGTCCAGATCGCGCCCCCGCTGATCAGCGACCGCGCCGTCCTCGACAGCGGGCATCCTCGCCGAGGCATCGGCCCGCATCTGATCCACATTTTGGGAAGGAACGACATGTACTCCATCGGTCCGCTGACCGTCGCCCCGGGCGAGCGAGCCCAGGGCCTGATCCCGGTCGGCACCAGCAGCTACGGCGTGGACCTCGGCATTCCGCTGATCGTCGTCAACGGCGCCCAGGACGGCCCGGTCCTGTGCGTGGACGCGGGCGTGCACGGCGACGAGTACGACGGCCAGGAGGCCATCCGGCGCGTCCTCGCCGAGATCGACCCGGACACCCTGCGGGGCACCGTCGTCGGCATCCCCTGCCTGAACACCCCGGCGTTCGAGGTGGCCGCCCGCGCGAGCGGCATCGACCACCTGAACCTCAACCGCATCTTCCCGGGCGACTCGGAGGGGTCGTACTCGCAGCGTCTGGCCGCCACCTTCGTCGAGCAGGTGGTCCCCGCCGTCGACGCAGTGGTCGACCTGCACACCGGCGGCGCCTACGGCGAGATCGCCCCGCTGGTCATCCTCCAGGGTGGCTACGAGGACCTGGCGACGGACCTGGCCCTGGCCGCCGGGCACGAGTTGGTCTGGAAGGGCGGCAAGTGGGGCGGCACGGTCCGCCACCCCGTTCTCGCGGCCGGCAAGCCCGCCATCACCATCGAGTGCGGTGGCGCCACGTACCGCGAGACCAACGTCGAGCACCACATGAACTCGATCCGCAACATCCTGCGCAGCCTCGGCATGATCGACGGCGAGGCCGAGCTGCGGGACACCTACACGACCGTCTCCGGCACCTTCGCCCGCTCCGCCGCCGGCGGCTTCTTCGTCGCCCGCGCCGAGCCGGGGGAGACCTGCAAGGAAGGCGATCTGATCGCGACCATCACCGACCACTACGGCAACACGCTGGAAGAGGTCAGCGCCCCGCAGGACGGCATCGTGCTCTGGGTGCGCCGGATCCGCACGGTCCGCCCCGGCGACGAGGTCGTCATCTTCGGCGAGGTGCTGGGGGAGATCCGGCCATGA
- a CDS encoding amino acid ABC transporter ATP-binding protein — MNPDGTIVARKLCKSYGRHQVLHDIDLTVKAGEISCIIGPSGSGKSTLLRCINGLETVDRGVLKVNGEDFGYVEKDHAYHAVRPKRLAEQRTRIGMVFQQFNLFPNMTAESNVMSGPVLVKKKNRAASREQARELLARVGLEGCGHKYPAQLSGGQQQRVAIARALAMEPTIMLFDEPTSALDPERVGEVLAVMRDLAGNGMTMLVVTHEMGFAREVADEVLFMDGGIAVERGDAREVLGNPREKRTQAFLERVL; from the coding sequence GTGAACCCGGACGGAACGATCGTCGCACGCAAGCTGTGCAAGAGCTACGGCCGTCACCAGGTCCTGCACGACATCGACCTGACCGTCAAGGCCGGGGAGATCTCCTGCATCATCGGGCCCAGCGGATCCGGCAAATCGACCCTGCTGCGGTGTATCAACGGGCTGGAGACCGTCGACCGCGGGGTGCTGAAGGTCAACGGTGAGGACTTCGGCTACGTCGAGAAGGACCACGCCTACCACGCCGTGCGCCCCAAGCGGCTGGCCGAGCAGCGCACCCGCATCGGCATGGTGTTCCAGCAGTTCAACCTGTTCCCCAACATGACCGCCGAAAGCAACGTCATGTCCGGACCGGTACTGGTGAAGAAGAAGAACCGCGCGGCCAGCCGGGAGCAGGCACGAGAACTGCTGGCCAGGGTGGGCCTTGAGGGCTGCGGCCACAAGTACCCCGCTCAGCTCTCCGGCGGCCAGCAGCAACGCGTGGCCATCGCCCGCGCACTCGCCATGGAACCCACCATCATGCTGTTCGACGAACCCACCAGCGCACTGGACCCCGAACGCGTGGGCGAAGTACTCGCCGTCATGCGCGACCTCGCCGGCAACGGCATGACCATGCTCGTCGTCACCCACGAGATGGGTTTCGCCCGCGAGGTCGCCGACGAAGTCCTGTTCATGGACGGCGGCATCGCCGTGGAACGCGGCGACGCGCGTGAGGTGCTGGGCAATCCACGTGAGAAGCGAACCCAGGCGTTCCTCGAAAGGGTGCTGTAG
- a CDS encoding amino acid ABC transporter permease translates to MKTDVIETTIRSRPVSQLLAEEKKRITPKRPRDYVAWVVAIAIVAGLVWTAVTNENYRWPVVFSYFTTQTILNGLLITLVLTVVSMALSTVLGLVLAVMRMSHQRPISGLAQLYITFFRGTPVLVQLIFWFNIAALYPHLSIGIPFTHISAPVNVNAIMTPMTAAVVGLTLNQAAYMSEIIRGGFAAVPRGQHEAAESLGMRGFTKLRRVIIPQTMPTIVPATGNQVIGMLKETSLVSVLGVADLLQSAQAIYARTYQTIPLLIVASLWYLIMTLVLSVPQSMIERRFSRSTRMRLTPAATSAEPGAGQPVPTMRESLL, encoded by the coding sequence ATGAAGACGGATGTGATCGAGACGACGATCAGGAGCCGACCGGTGTCACAACTACTGGCCGAAGAAAAGAAGCGGATCACGCCGAAACGTCCGCGTGACTACGTCGCCTGGGTGGTCGCGATCGCGATCGTCGCCGGTCTGGTCTGGACCGCGGTGACGAACGAGAACTACCGCTGGCCGGTGGTGTTCAGCTACTTCACCACCCAAACGATCCTCAACGGCCTGTTGATCACCCTCGTTCTCACCGTGGTCAGCATGGCGCTGTCCACAGTGCTCGGGCTGGTGCTGGCCGTGATGCGCATGTCGCACCAGCGGCCCATCTCCGGGCTGGCCCAGCTCTACATCACGTTCTTCCGCGGTACCCCGGTGCTTGTGCAGTTGATCTTCTGGTTCAACATAGCGGCGTTGTACCCGCACCTGTCGATCGGCATCCCCTTCACCCATATCTCTGCGCCGGTGAACGTGAACGCGATCATGACGCCGATGACCGCGGCCGTCGTGGGGCTGACGCTGAACCAGGCCGCGTACATGTCCGAGATCATCCGCGGCGGGTTCGCAGCGGTTCCTCGCGGACAGCACGAGGCCGCGGAGTCCCTGGGTATGCGGGGGTTCACGAAGCTCCGCCGTGTGATCATCCCGCAGACGATGCCGACGATCGTTCCGGCCACCGGCAACCAGGTGATCGGGATGCTGAAGGAGACGTCGCTGGTGAGCGTGCTCGGCGTCGCCGACCTGCTGCAGAGCGCACAGGCGATCTACGCCCGCACCTACCAGACGATCCCGCTGCTGATCGTGGCCAGCCTCTGGTATCTGATCATGACGCTGGTGCTGAGCGTGCCGCAGTCCATGATCGAGCGTCGTTTCTCCCGCTCGACCAGGATGCGGCTGACCCCGGCGGCCACCTCGGCCGAGCCGGGGGCGGGCCAGCCCGTTCCCACCATGAGGGAGTCCCTGCTGTGA
- a CDS encoding IclR family transcriptional regulator: MRSVIRSLRILEAVAQHQPVTVGELTKLFGLPKSTVQRTLVTLSEAGWLRANRRDTTRWEIGARVLAVRPAALHGSSLLAAAHEPMVRLRDALNETIHLSVPDALQCMVVVDRVDCDHPVRTFHTIGDTSPLHATAAGRAVLAHLPEHEVAEFSTGVLEGYVEATITDPAELRAELLRVKDRGYAVNHNQYRPDVCAVAAPVLDGDGSPLAAVAASMPDSRFDPARMAELGRLVMDTASQISARHSR; the protein is encoded by the coding sequence ATGAGGAGTGTCATCAGGTCACTGCGGATCCTGGAGGCGGTCGCCCAGCATCAGCCGGTGACCGTCGGGGAGCTGACGAAGCTCTTCGGTCTGCCGAAGTCGACGGTGCAGCGAACGCTGGTCACACTGTCCGAGGCCGGCTGGCTGCGGGCCAACCGCAGGGACACCACCCGCTGGGAGATCGGCGCCCGCGTCCTCGCCGTACGACCCGCCGCCCTGCACGGCTCGAGCCTGCTCGCCGCCGCCCACGAGCCGATGGTCCGCCTGCGCGACGCCCTGAACGAGACGATCCACCTGTCGGTGCCTGACGCCCTCCAGTGCATGGTCGTGGTGGACCGCGTCGACTGTGACCACCCTGTGCGAACCTTCCACACCATTGGCGACACCTCGCCCCTGCACGCCACCGCGGCGGGACGCGCCGTCCTCGCCCATCTGCCGGAGCACGAGGTCGCCGAGTTCTCGACGGGCGTGCTGGAGGGCTACGTCGAGGCCACCATCACCGACCCGGCGGAACTGCGCGCCGAGCTACTCCGCGTCAAGGACCGCGGTTACGCCGTCAACCACAACCAATACCGGCCGGACGTGTGCGCCGTCGCGGCACCCGTCCTGGACGGGGACGGCTCACCCCTGGCCGCAGTCGCCGCCTCCATGCCCGACTCCCGCTTCGATCCGGCCCGCATGGCCGAGCTGGGACGCCTGGTCATGGACACCGCGTCGCAGATCAGCGCTCGTCACTCGAGGTGA
- the solA gene encoding N-methyl-L-tryptophan oxidase → MSPARKRVAVVGVGTMGSQAAWRLAARGAEVVGYDRYAPGHDRSAAGGETRIFRSAHFEDSRYVPLLQHADALYEQLQQETGRELRRLTGCLLMGPTEQQQMATVLQSIAEHDLDHEVLDAESLAKRFPQYRIEDGDAAVLDRRAGFIRPELTVQTAARRAEELGAVIHRYTTVREIVPVAGGVEIRTDAGSERFDTAVVTPGPWVNDLLPDLPWAVQVRRLVSAWYVPTTDAWFGEERPAFIRTSPTHCYGLPSPDGVSVKLGLSQALHKPAGDPNQLDRTVQPEELEIFSELIGRYMPDLHPDPTRLSVYMEGYTESSRPLVGPLPGADNVVLLAGFSGHGFKLSPAFGDIAADLALDGTSPQPIDFISTVDRTAA, encoded by the coding sequence GTGTCACCTGCGAGGAAGCGCGTCGCCGTCGTCGGCGTCGGGACCATGGGCAGCCAGGCCGCCTGGCGGCTGGCGGCCCGCGGCGCCGAGGTCGTCGGCTACGACCGTTACGCCCCCGGCCACGACCGCAGCGCCGCAGGCGGCGAGACCCGCATCTTCCGCAGCGCACACTTCGAGGACTCCCGTTACGTGCCGCTCCTCCAGCACGCCGACGCCCTCTATGAGCAGCTCCAGCAGGAGACCGGCCGCGAGCTGCGCCGCCTGACCGGGTGCCTGCTGATGGGGCCTACGGAGCAGCAGCAGATGGCCACCGTCCTGCAGTCCATCGCGGAGCACGACCTCGACCACGAGGTGCTCGACGCCGAGTCCCTCGCCAAGCGCTTTCCGCAGTACCGGATCGAGGACGGCGACGCCGCCGTTCTCGACCGCCGGGCGGGCTTCATCCGGCCGGAACTGACCGTCCAGACCGCCGCCCGCCGCGCGGAGGAGCTGGGTGCCGTCATCCACCGCTACACCACGGTCCGCGAGATCGTGCCCGTCGCGGGCGGCGTGGAGATCCGCACCGACGCCGGCAGCGAGCGCTTCGACACCGCTGTCGTCACCCCTGGGCCTTGGGTCAACGACCTGCTGCCCGATCTGCCGTGGGCGGTGCAAGTCCGCCGCCTGGTCAGCGCCTGGTACGTGCCCACCACCGACGCCTGGTTCGGCGAGGAGCGTCCCGCGTTCATCCGCACGTCACCCACCCACTGCTACGGCCTGCCCTCCCCGGACGGTGTCTCCGTCAAGCTCGGCCTCTCCCAGGCCCTGCACAAGCCCGCGGGCGACCCGAACCAGCTGGACCGGACGGTGCAGCCGGAGGAGCTGGAGATCTTCAGCGAGCTGATCGGCCGCTACATGCCGGACCTGCACCCGGACCCGACCCGGCTCTCCGTCTACATGGAGGGCTACACCGAGAGCAGCCGCCCTCTGGTCGGCCCGCTGCCCGGCGCCGACAACGTCGTACTCCTCGCGGGATTCTCCGGCCACGGCTTCAAGCTCTCGCCCGCCTTCGGAGACATCGCGGCCGACCTGGCGCTGGACGGCACTTCGCCCCAGCCCATCGACTTCATTTCCACCGTCGACCGCACCGCGGCCTGA
- a CDS encoding aldehyde dehydrogenase family protein, with protein sequence MSGELQLTELLIDGKQVPAADDRSFTVLDPSDGTAIAQVALAGPADVDRAVAAARAAFTAPEWARMRAADRGRILYRIAEAIRYQGERLARLESQDVGKPLGQAKADVEAAARYFEFYAGVADKLGGTTIPLGPGLIDYTVREPIGVSGQIIPFNYPLQNTARGSAPALAAGCTVVLKPSPEAPLTPLEIGRIALECGLPPGVLNVVPGDGETGAALAGHPDIDQVTFTGSVPTGIKVAQAAAANVVPSVTELGGKSPFIVFADADFDLALTAIMGASFSNAGQMCSAGTRLLLQRGAEEFLDRLVEKVAALRVGPGLTDPDIGPLVAARQRDRVLGYVDLARQEGATVRVGGGAPSDPELADGYFVEPTVLTGLTNQARCAREEIFGPVVTVIEFADAEEALQIANDSPYGLSSYVWTRDIDKAMRLAEGIRAGQVSVNATGVGTGVELPFGGYKHSGWGREKGLEALASYTQTKNVCIGFGSRS encoded by the coding sequence ATGAGCGGCGAACTGCAGCTGACCGAACTGCTCATCGACGGCAAGCAGGTCCCCGCCGCCGACGACCGCTCCTTCACCGTCCTCGACCCGTCCGACGGGACGGCCATCGCCCAGGTGGCGCTGGCCGGTCCGGCCGACGTGGACCGGGCGGTGGCCGCCGCCCGCGCGGCGTTCACGGCACCTGAGTGGGCCCGGATGCGCGCCGCCGACCGGGGCCGGATCCTGTACCGGATCGCCGAGGCCATCCGCTACCAGGGCGAACGGCTGGCCCGCCTGGAGAGCCAGGACGTCGGCAAGCCGCTCGGCCAGGCGAAGGCCGATGTCGAGGCCGCCGCCCGCTACTTCGAGTTCTACGCGGGCGTCGCGGACAAGCTCGGCGGCACGACGATCCCACTCGGCCCCGGCCTGATCGACTACACCGTCCGCGAGCCGATCGGCGTCTCCGGCCAGATCATCCCCTTCAACTACCCGCTCCAGAACACCGCACGGGGCTCCGCTCCGGCACTGGCGGCGGGCTGCACGGTGGTGCTCAAGCCGTCGCCCGAGGCGCCGCTCACGCCGCTGGAGATCGGCAGGATCGCCCTGGAGTGCGGTCTCCCGCCGGGCGTGCTGAACGTCGTCCCCGGCGACGGCGAGACCGGCGCGGCCCTCGCCGGCCACCCGGACATCGACCAGGTCACCTTCACCGGCTCGGTGCCCACCGGCATCAAGGTCGCCCAGGCGGCCGCCGCCAACGTGGTTCCGTCCGTCACCGAGCTGGGCGGCAAGTCGCCGTTCATCGTCTTCGCCGACGCCGACTTCGACCTGGCACTGACGGCGATCATGGGCGCTTCGTTCAGCAACGCCGGACAGATGTGCTCGGCCGGTACCCGGCTGCTCCTGCAGCGCGGCGCCGAGGAGTTCCTGGACCGGCTCGTCGAGAAGGTCGCCGCCCTGCGCGTCGGCCCCGGCCTCACCGACCCGGACATCGGTCCGCTCGTCGCCGCCCGGCAGCGCGACCGGGTGCTCGGCTACGTGGACCTGGCACGGCAGGAGGGTGCGACGGTCCGCGTCGGCGGGGGCGCCCCGTCCGACCCCGAGCTGGCCGACGGCTACTTCGTCGAGCCGACGGTCCTCACCGGCCTCACCAACCAGGCCCGTTGCGCCCGGGAGGAGATCTTCGGCCCCGTCGTCACGGTCATCGAGTTCGCCGATGCCGAAGAGGCCCTCCAGATCGCCAACGACAGCCCCTACGGCCTGTCCTCCTACGTCTGGACCCGTGACATCGACAAGGCGATGCGCCTGGCCGAGGGCATCCGGGCAGGCCAGGTCTCCGTCAACGCCACCGGCGTCGGCACCGGGGTCGAGCTGCCCTTCGGCGGCTACAAGCACAGCGGCTGGGGCCGGGAGAAGGGCTTGGAGGCCCTGGCGAGCTACACACAGACCAAGAACGTCTGCATCGGGTTCGGGAGCCGGTCATGA
- a CDS encoding ABC transporter substrate-binding protein — translation MRVSRNLSVTIVTTALALALAACGASGTAQNVGSKSTAQGGGSGSSAEHTDDISVGVKPDAKAVKLLPAAVKARGTLSVPMDLTSPPTTFMASDNKTPIGFNPDMARLIAAKLGLKLQINNVKFDTIITGLQADRYDFTASTMGATKDRLKVLDMVDYFKAGTGVSVPYGNPQKLGTHTLCGHRVGVQSGSTAELQWLPQLSKQDCTSKGKLAIQAVTLPSLNDALTQLVSKRIDAVMHDFTGLQWAATQQPKTFDVLQPLVATKTVTVALKKNSPLTPAVQAAIQSIIDSPKYAEALGRWGFNTLGIKTAAMAVPQD, via the coding sequence ATGCGAGTCAGCAGAAACTTGAGCGTCACGATCGTCACGACGGCCCTGGCCCTCGCGCTCGCCGCGTGCGGGGCGAGCGGCACCGCGCAGAACGTGGGGTCGAAGAGCACGGCGCAGGGCGGGGGTTCTGGTTCGTCGGCCGAGCACACCGATGACATCTCGGTGGGTGTGAAGCCGGATGCGAAGGCGGTGAAGCTGCTGCCCGCGGCGGTGAAGGCCAGGGGCACGCTCTCGGTGCCCATGGACCTGACCAGTCCGCCCACCACATTTATGGCGTCGGACAACAAGACCCCGATCGGTTTCAACCCGGACATGGCCCGGCTGATCGCCGCCAAGCTCGGCCTGAAGCTGCAGATCAACAACGTCAAGTTCGACACCATCATCACCGGACTGCAGGCCGACCGGTACGACTTCACGGCGTCCACCATGGGTGCAACCAAGGACCGGCTGAAGGTGCTCGACATGGTCGACTACTTCAAGGCCGGGACCGGAGTGTCCGTCCCCTACGGGAATCCGCAGAAGCTGGGCACCCACACGCTGTGCGGGCACCGCGTCGGTGTCCAGTCCGGCAGCACCGCGGAGCTGCAGTGGCTGCCCCAGCTGTCCAAGCAGGACTGTACGAGCAAGGGCAAGCTGGCCATCCAGGCGGTGACCCTGCCCAGCCTGAACGACGCTCTCACCCAGCTGGTCTCCAAGCGGATCGACGCGGTGATGCACGACTTCACCGGGCTTCAGTGGGCGGCCACGCAGCAGCCCAAGACGTTCGACGTCCTGCAGCCCCTGGTGGCCACCAAGACCGTGACCGTCGCGCTGAAGAAGAACTCGCCGCTGACCCCCGCGGTGCAGGCCGCCATCCAGTCGATCATCGACAGTCCCAAGTACGCCGAGGCGCTGGGCCGCTGGGGTTTCAACACCCTGGGGATCAAGACCGCGGCCATGGCCGTCCCGCAGGACTGA